A part of Olleya sp. Bg11-27 genomic DNA contains:
- a CDS encoding CoA transferase subunit A has protein sequence MILKTVNSVSEALEGVKDNMTFMLGGFGLSGIPENAIAELVKRNVKGVTCISNNAGVDDFGLGLLLQKKQIKKMVSSYVGENDEFERQMLSGELDVELIPQGTLAERCRAAQAGFPAIFTPAGYGTEVAEGKETREFDGKMYVLEHAFKADFAFVKAWKGDVAGNLIFKGTARNFNPCMAGAAKITVAEVEELVPVGTLDPNQIHIPGIFVQRIFQGDTYEKRIEQRTVRQRS, from the coding sequence ATGATTCTAAAAACAGTTAATTCAGTTTCAGAGGCGCTAGAAGGAGTTAAAGACAATATGACTTTTATGTTAGGTGGTTTTGGACTTAGTGGTATCCCTGAAAATGCGATAGCAGAGTTGGTTAAACGTAATGTTAAAGGCGTGACTTGTATTTCAAATAATGCAGGAGTTGATGATTTTGGCTTGGGTTTATTACTCCAGAAAAAGCAAATAAAGAAGATGGTGTCTTCTTACGTTGGGGAAAACGATGAGTTTGAAAGACAAATGTTGTCTGGAGAGTTGGATGTCGAGCTTATTCCGCAAGGGACTTTGGCCGAACGTTGTCGTGCTGCGCAAGCAGGATTTCCAGCGATATTTACACCAGCAGGTTATGGAACAGAAGTCGCTGAAGGAAAAGAAACTAGAGAATTTGATGGCAAAATGTATGTTTTAGAGCATGCTTTTAAAGCAGATTTTGCTTTTGTAAAAGCGTGGAAGGGTGACGTTGCTGGAAATTTAATATTTAAGGGTACAGCAAGAAACTTTAATCCATGTATGGCGGGGGCTGCAAAAATTACGGTTGCTGAGGTAGAGGAGTTAGTTCCTGTAGGAACACTTGATCCTAATCAAATTCATATTCCAGGGATTTTTGTACAACGTATTTTTCAAGGTGATACTTATGAAAAACGTATTGAACAAAGAACCGTTAGGCAACGCAGTTAA
- a CDS encoding CoA transferase subunit B, producing MLDKTGIAKRIAQEVQDGYYVNLGIGIPTLVANYVRNDIEVEFQSENGVLGMGPFPFEGEEDADIINAGKQTITTLPGASFFDSATSFAMIRGQHVDLTILGAMEVSENGDIANWKIPGKMVKGMGGAMDLVASAENIIVAMMHTNRAGESKLLKTCSLPLTGVGCVKKIVTNLAVLEVTDKGFRLLERAPGVSVEEIQKATEGTLIIEGDIPEMSL from the coding sequence ATGTTAGATAAGACAGGAATAGCAAAACGTATTGCGCAAGAAGTACAAGATGGTTACTACGTTAATTTAGGGATTGGTATCCCGACTTTAGTCGCTAACTATGTGCGTAATGATATAGAAGTAGAGTTTCAATCGGAAAATGGTGTTTTAGGTATGGGGCCATTTCCTTTTGAAGGAGAAGAGGATGCTGATATAATAAATGCAGGAAAACAGACCATAACAACCTTGCCAGGAGCTAGTTTTTTTGATAGTGCAACTAGTTTCGCTATGATACGTGGTCAGCATGTGGATTTGACTATTTTAGGGGCAATGGAAGTGTCTGAAAATGGCGACATCGCTAATTGGAAAATACCTGGAAAAATGGTAAAAGGTATGGGTGGAGCAATGGATTTAGTCGCTAGTGCGGAAAATATTATTGTAGCTATGATGCATACTAATAGAGCGGGAGAGTCAAAATTGCTTAAAACATGTAGTTTACCGTTAACGGGGGTCGGATGTGTAAAAAAAATAGTGACAAATTTAGCGGTTTTAGAAGTTACAGATAAAGGATTTAGGTTGTTAGAACGTGCGCCAGGGGTGTCTGTAGAAGAGATACAAAAGGCAACAGAAGGAACTTTAATTATCGAAGGAG